A DNA window from Tachysurus fulvidraco isolate hzauxx_2018 chromosome 4, HZAU_PFXX_2.0, whole genome shotgun sequence contains the following coding sequences:
- the LOC113662712 gene encoding zinc finger protein 79-like isoform X2, with protein MGKKIIHYCSQCGKSFAKPHILKQHMYIHTGEKPYCCSQCGWSFRQLSHLIRHKLVHSGVKPYQCSHCGKSFTQACNLKSHQLIHTGEKPYQCSQCEKGYRNSNALKIHQHIHTGLKPYVCSHCGKCFRNSKDMNTHERIHTGEKIYQCSQCRKRFTQSSSLKKHQQIHTGEKPHQCSQCGKRFTQSSSLKYHQRIHTGEKPYQCSQCGKSFRNSSVLKNHQRIHTGEKPYVCSHCGKSFRNSKDMKTHKRIHTGEKPYQCSQCGKRFTQLSGLKVHQRIHTG; from the coding sequence ATGGGCAAGAAAATAATTCACTACTGTtcacagtgtgggaagagttttgcCAAGCCGCATATTCTCAAACAACACATgtacattcacacaggagagaaaccaTATTGCTGTTCACAATGTGGATGGAGTTTTAGACAACTAAGTCACTTAATCAGGCATAAGCTTGTTCACTCAGGAGTAAAGCCGTATCAGTGCTCAcactgtgggaagagttttacacaaGCATGTAATTTAAAAAGTCACCAactcattcacacaggagaaaagCCCTATCAATGCTCACAGTGTGAAAAGGGTTATAGAAATTCAAATGCCTTAAAAATCCATCAGCACATTCACACCGGACTGAAGCCATATGTTTGCTCACACTGTGGGAAGTGTTTTAGAAATTCAAAAGATATGAATACTCACGAACgtattcacacaggagagaagatATATCAGTGCTCTCAGTGTAGGAAGAGATTTACACAATCaagtagtttaaaaaaacaccaacaaattcacacaggagagaagccccATCAATGCTCACAGTGTGGGAAGAGATTTACACAATCAAGTAGTTTAAAATaccaccagcgcattcacacaggagagaagccgtatcagtgctcacaatgtgggaagagttttagaAATTCAAGTGTTTTAAAAAACCACcaacgcattcacacaggagagaagccgtatgTTTGCTCAcactgtgggaagagttttagaAATTCAAAAGATATGAAAACTCACaaacgcattcacacaggagagaagccgtatcaaTGCTCACAATGTGGGAAGAGATTTACACAATTAAGTGGTTTGAAAGTTCACCAACGCATTCACACAGGTTGA
- the LOC125141053 gene encoding uncharacterized protein LOC125141053, with protein sequence MVEQEIAKIRKDKVRKALRRIKSEKAVRPDDIPVDMWKGPGATAVEFLSRLFSRILASEKMPEEWRRSALFQIFKNKGDVQSCSNDRGIKMMIHTMKLWEKVVEVRLIKEKYRDGQKELHCVFVGLEKAYDRVLREQLWYCLRMFGVAEKYIRIAQDMYERSMTAMRCTVGQTKDAMVENRLQGSALRPYLIVALLDRLTDEVREEYPWTMMFRV encoded by the exons ATGGTAGAGCAAGAAATAgcaaagattagaaaggatAAGGTGAGGAAGGCTCTGAGGAGAATCAAAAGTGAAAAGGCCGTTAGGCCAGATGACATACCTGTGGACATGTGGAAGGGTCCAGGAGCAACAGCAGTGGAGTTTCTATCTAGATTGTTCAGCAGGATTTTAGCGAGTGAaaagatgcctgaggaatggaggagaAGTGCTCTATTTCagatctttaagaataagggtgatgtgcagagttGTAGCAACGACAGGGGCATAAAGATGATGATccacacaatgaagctatggGAAAAAGTAGTGGAGGTTAGGCTAATAAAGGAA aagtacagagatgggcagaaggagctgcactgtGTCTTTGTGGGTTTAGAGAAAGCATATGACAGGGTGCTGAGAGAGCAGCTATGGTACTGTTTGAGGATGTTtggagtggcagagaagtacATCAGAATAGctcaggatatgtatgagaggagtatgacagcaaTGAGATGTACTGTAGGTCAGACAAAGGATGCCATGGTGGAGAATCGGCTTCAAGGATCGGCTCTACGTCCCTACTTGATTGTTGCTTTGCtggacaggttgacagatgaagtcagagaGGAATATCCATGGACAATGATGTTTAGGGTTTAA